From the genome of Notolabrus celidotus isolate fNotCel1 chromosome 5, fNotCel1.pri, whole genome shotgun sequence, one region includes:
- the klhl13 gene encoding kelch-like protein 13, whose product MEHPVHRGETMPIGLHDRSLVEDDDAHMKVALGYGDMGISAHLQASKTGNTRFFTSNTHSSVVLQGFDQLRIEGLLCDVTLVAGDGDEAFPVHRAMMASSSDYFKAMFTGGMKEQDLMCIKLHGVNRIGLKKIIDFIYTAKLSLNMENLQDTLEAASFLQILPVLDFCKVFLISGVSLDNCVEVGRIANTYNLTEVDKYVNNFILKNFPSLLGTGEFVKLPFERLAFVLSSNSLKHCTELDLFKAACRWLRYEDGRMDYAPKLMKNIRFPLMNPQELINYVQTVDFMRTDNTCVNLLLEASNYQMMPYMQPVMQSERTAIRSDSAHLVTLGGVLRQQLVVSKELRLFDEKAHEWKALAPMDAPRYQHGIAVIGNFLYVVGGQSNYDTKGKTAVDTVFRYDPRYNKWMQVACLNEKRTFFHLSALKGHLYAVGGRNAAGELATVECYNPRTNEWTYVAKMNEPHYGHAGTVYGGYMYISGGITHDTFQKELMCFDPDADKWTQKAPMTTVRGLHCMCTVGDRLYVIGGNHFRGTSDYDDVLSCEYYSPALDLWTPIAAMLRGQSDVGVAVFENKIYVVGGYSWNNRCMVEIVQKYDPEKDEWHKVFDLPESLGGIRACTLTVFPPEDISGSPSRESPLSAP is encoded by the exons ATCCCTCGTGGAGGACGACGACGCTCACATGAAAGTGGCTCTGGGCTATGGTGATATGGGCATATCTGCTCACCTTCAGGCATCAAAGACAGGAAACACTCGATTTTTCACAAgcaacacacacagctcagtcGTTCTTCAG GGATTTGACCAGCTGAGGATAGAAGGTTTActttgtgacgtcacgctggtGGCTGGGGACGGCGATGAAGCTTTCCCGGTACACCGCGCCATGATGGCCTCTTCCTCCGACTATTTCAAAGCCATGTTCACAG GTGGAATGAaggaacaggatttaatgtgcATCAAGCTCCATGGAGTAAACCGAATAGGCCTGAAGAAGATCATCGACTTCATCTACACCGCAAAATTGTCGCTCAACATGGAGAATCTGCAAGACACACTCGAGGCGGCCAGCTTCTTACAAATCCTTCCAGTGCTGGACTTCTGCAAGGTTTTTCTCATATCTGGG GTTTCTCTCGACAACTGTGTCGAGGTCGGGCGCATTGCTAACACATATAACCTCACAGAGGTGGACAAATATGTCAACAACTTCATCCTAAAGAACTTCCCCTCACTGCTGGGCACAGGAGAATTCGTCAAGCTTCCATTTGAACGGCTGGCTTTTGTACTGTCCAGCAACAGCTTAAAACACTGCACTGAGTTAGACCTGTTCAAGGCTGCGTGCCGCTGGCTACGTTATGAAGACGGCCGTATGGACTATGCCCCCAAACTCATGAAGAACATCCGCTTCCCTCTCATGAACCCACAGGAGCTCATCAATTATGTGCAGACAGTGGACTTCATGCGCACAGACAACACCTGTGTCAACCTTCTCCTGGAAGCTAGCAACTACCAAATGATGCCCTACATGCAGCCAGTTATGCAGTCAGAACGGACAGCCATCCGCTCAGACAGTGCCCACCTGGTCACCCTGGGTGGCGTTCTGCGCCAGCAGCTTGTTGTGAGTAAGGAGCTGCGTCTCTTTGATGAGAAGGCTCACGAGTGGAAGGCGCTGGCACCCATGGATGCACCACGCTACCAACACGGCATTGCAGTCATCGGCAACTTCCTCTATGTGGTGGGCGGCCAAAGCAACTACGACACCAAAGGCAAGACAGCAGTGGACACAGTGTTCCGGTACGACCCGCGCTACAACAAGTGGATGCAGGTGGCATGCCTTAATGAGAAACGCACCTTCTTCCACCTCAGTGCACTCAAGGGACACCTCTATGCTGTGGGTGGAAGGAACGCTGCCGGGGAGCTCG CTACCGTGGAGTGTTACAACCCAAGGACAAATGAATGGACTTATGTTGCCAAAATGAATGAGCCACATTACGGCCATGCTGGGACGGTGTACGGCGGTTATATGTATATTTCAG GGGGAATCACACATGACACTTTTCAGAAGGAGCTGATGTGCTTTGACCCTGATGCAGATAAATGGACTCAAAAAGCGCCCATGACGACGGTGCGAGGCCTCCACTGCATGTGCACAGTGGGCGACCGTCTTTACGTAATCGGGGGCAATCACTTCCGAGGCACCAGCGACTACGACGATGTGCTGAGCTGCGAGTACTACTCCCCTGCCCTCGACTTATGGACACCTATCGCTGCCATGCTGCGAGGCCAGAGCGACGTTGGCGTGGCTGTGTTTGAGAATAAGATCTACGTGGTGGGTGGTTACTCGTGGAACAATCGCTGCATGGTGGAAATAGTACAGAAGTACGACCCTGAGAAAGACGAATGGCACAAAGTGTTTGACTTACCCGAGTCGCTGGGCGGGATCCGAGCCTGCACACTCACAGTTTTCCCCCCTGAGGATATCTCGGGCTCGCCCTCCAGAGAGTCACCCCTCTCAGCACCTTGA